Proteins encoded together in one Ictidomys tridecemlineatus isolate mIctTri1 chromosome 3, mIctTri1.hap1, whole genome shotgun sequence window:
- the Nmt1 gene encoding glycylpeptide N-tetradecanoyltransferase 1: protein MADESETAVKPPAPQLPQMMEGNGNGHEHCSDCENEEDNSYNRGGLSPANDTGAKKKKKKQKKKKEKGSETDSTQDQPVKMNSLPAERIQEIQKAIELFSVGQGPAKTMEEASKRSYQFWDTQPVPKLGEVVNTHGPVEPDKDNIRQEPYTLPQGFTWDALDLGDRGVVSRPGTCGHHSPSSSLFSRALRPPGWLPQWHCGVRVVSSRKLVGFISAIPANIHIYDTEKKMVEINFLCVHKKLRSKRVAPVLIREITRRVHLEGIFQAVYTAGVVLPKPVGTCRYWHRSLNPRKLIEVKFSHLSRNMTMQRTMKLYRLPETPKTAGLRPMEKKDIPVVHQLLTRYLKQFHLTPVMSQEEVEHWFYPQENIIDTFVVENANGEVTDFLSFYTLPSTIMNHPTHKSLKAAYSFYNVHTQTPLLDLMSDALVLAKMKGFDVFNALDLMENKTFLEKLKFGIGDGNLQYYLYNWKCPSMGAEKVGLVLQ, encoded by the exons ATGGCGGACGAGAGTGAGACAGCAGTGAAGCCGCCGGCACCTCAGCTGCCGCAGATGATGGAAGGGAACGGAAACGGCCATGAACACTGCAGCGATTGCGAGAACGAGGAGGACAACAGCTACAACCGGGG TGGTTTGAGTCCAGCCAATGACACTGgagccaaaaagaagaaaaagaaacaaaagaagaagaaagaaaaaggcagtGAGACAGATTCAACCCAGGATCAGCCTGTGAAG ATGAACTCTTTGCCAGCAGAGAGGATCCAGGAAATACAGAAGGCCATTGAACTATTCTCAGTGGGTCAAGGACCTGCCAAAACCATGGAGGAGGCTAGCAAGCGAAGCTACCAGTTTTGGGATACACAGCCTGTCCCTAAATTAG GTGAAGTGGTGAACACCCATGGTCCTGTGGAACCTGACAAAGACAACATCCGCCAGGAGCCCTATACCTTGCCCCAGGGCTTCACCTGGGATGCCTTGGACCTGGGGGACCGTGGTGTGGTGAGTAGACCTGGGACCTGTGGG CACCACAGCCCtagctcttctctcttttccaggGCTCTACGGCCACCTGGCTGGCTCCCCCAGTGGCACTGTGGGGTTCGAGTGGTCTCAAGTCGGAAACTGGTTGGGTTCATTAGCGCCATCCCAGCAAACATCCACATCTATGACAC agagaagaagatggtGGAGATCAACTTCCTGTGTGTCCATAAGAAGCTGCGCTCCAAGAGGGTGGCTCCAGTCCTGATCCGAGAGATAACCCGGCGGGTTCACCTTGAAGGCATTTTCCAAGCTGTTTATACTGCCGGGGTAGTGTTGCCAAAGCCTGTTGGCACCTGCAG GTACTGGCATCGGTCCCTAAACCCACGGAAGCTGATTGAAGTGAAGTTTTCCCACCTGAGCAGAAATATGACCATGCAGCGCACCATGAAGCTCTACCGACTGCCAGAG ACTCCCAAGACAGCTGGGCTTCGACCAATGGAAAAAAAGGACATTCCAGTAGTGCACCAGCTCCTCACAAGGTACTTGAAGCAGTTTCACCTCACGCCAGTCATGAGTCAGGAGGAGGTGGAGCACTGGTTCTACCCCCAGGAGAATATCATTGACACTTTCGTGGTGGAG AATGCAAATGGTGAGGTGACAGATTTCCTGAGTTTTTATACACTTCCCTCCACCATCATGAACCATCCAACCCACAAGAGTCTAAAAGCTGCGTATTCCTTCTACAACGTCCACACCCAGACCCCTCTTCTAGACCTCATGAGTGATGCCCTTGTTCTAGCCAAAATG AAAGGGTTCGATGTGTTCAATGCACTGGATCTCATGGAGAATAAAACGTTCCTGGAGAAACTCAAGTTTGGCATAGGGGATGGCAACCTGCAGTATTATCTCTACAATTGGAAGTGCCCCAGCATGGGGGCCGAGAAG GTCGGGCTGGTGTTACAGTAA